In Nocardioides sp. W7, the genomic stretch CGCCGAGACCGTGGACCTCGCAGTGGACGCCGTTGTCGACGTTGCGGCGGACGAGTCGTCGGATGCGGACGTGAGTGCAACAATCGATTCGACCGATACGACCGAGCAGCCCGGGGATGAGGACGCATGACGGAACGCTCCGCCGAACGCACCGCGTCACGATCTGCCCAGGACGACGGCCGCGCCCGCACCAGCGACGAGACCGCCGTGCGGCCGCCGTTGAGGGAACGGGTCCAGGCCAAGCTCGGCAGCGCGGCCGACGAGCACAAGGCGAACGCGACTCCCGGGTCGACCCGGGCCGCCAAGCCGGCCGGCGACCGCCCGCCGCGGCGCGCCCGGCTCCGGCTGACCCGGATCGACCCCTGGTCGGTGATGAAGACGTCGTTCCTGCTCTCGATCGCCTTCGGCATCGTCACCATCGTCTCGGTGCTGATGGTCTGGAGCGTGCTGGACGCCGCGGGCGTCTGGGAGTCGATCAACAAGTCGGTCCGCGACATCCTCGGCGGCGACACTGCCCAGGACTTCAACGTCGAGGACTACGTCGGGACCTCCCGGGTGGTCGGTTTCACGATGCTCATCGCCGTCGTCGACGTCGTCCTGCTGACCGCGATCGCAACCCTCGGGGCGTTCCTCTACAACATGGCAGCCGCCCTGCTCGGGGGCGTCGAAGTGACCTTGGCCGAGGACAACTGACGCTCCTTCGCCCCGTTTTGTCGGGCTCCTCGAGCGTGGGGTAATGTCACCCCTCGGTCGCCCGGCGACCGCATCCGGCCTGGCCGGAAGCGGGCCTATAGCTCAGACGGTTAGAGCGCTTCCCTGATAAGGAAGAGGTCACAGGTTCAAGTCCTGTTAGGCCCACTCACACGGGGGCTCCGGCCCCCGTGGATCCCACGGGGGCTTCGCCCCCAGACCCCACCAGGAGTCGCCTTGAAGAAGCTGGTCCTGATCGCGATCGCCGCCGCCGGCGCGGTCCTCGCGAAGAAGAAGATCGACGAGGGCAAGGCCGAGCAGGCACTCTGGGCCGAGGCCACCGACGCGGTCACCCGGAAGGGCTGACCTTCCACCGGGGGCCTTGGCGCAATTGGTAGCGCACCTGCTTTGCAAGCAGGGGGTTAGGGGTTCGAGTCCCCTAGGCTCCACCACGAGAAGCCGCAGCTCACCTGCGGCTTCTTCTGACTTCGGCGTCCGCACGGTGGCCGCCGTGGTGCAGAGCGGCAGATGGCATCGAGTCCCGGTGCTAGCGGGTGCTCGCCGTCCGGACGAACGATCGGACCTCGCGGTTGAAGGCCCCAGCGGCCTCCACGTTGCTCAGGTGCCCGACTCCCGGGAGTACGACGAGCTGCGATCCGGGGATCTGTTCGTGCAGCTC encodes the following:
- a CDS encoding DLW-39 family protein, with amino-acid sequence MKKLVLIAIAAAGAVLAKKKIDEGKAEQALWAEATDAVTRKG
- a CDS encoding DUF3566 domain-containing protein — its product is MTERSAERTASRSAQDDGRARTSDETAVRPPLRERVQAKLGSAADEHKANATPGSTRAAKPAGDRPPRRARLRLTRIDPWSVMKTSFLLSIAFGIVTIVSVLMVWSVLDAAGVWESINKSVRDILGGDTAQDFNVEDYVGTSRVVGFTMLIAVVDVVLLTAIATLGAFLYNMAAALLGGVEVTLAEDN